In one window of Elaeis guineensis isolate ETL-2024a unplaced genomic scaffold, EG11 Super_Scaffold_1000033, whole genome shotgun sequence DNA:
- the LOC140854523 gene encoding uncharacterized protein, whose protein sequence is MGPERYGRVRGYGVGVTPTQLSEVSRYTQHAATDAQDSRVRRLEAEIQEIRQSRAAEMEEMRQSRAEMQAMRGQIDRLTSLLEMYGSSQAPGISGTRRDSGTSRGDNDDHPPAD, encoded by the exons atgggaccagagcgctacggccgagtgaggggttatggagtaggagtcacccccactcagttatctgaggttagtagatatacgcagcatgctgcaacagatgctcaggattcacgcgttcgcagactcgaggcggagatacaggagattagacagagtcgtgccgctgagatggaggagatgcgacagagccgtgccgagatgcaggccatgaggggacagattgatcgccttacatctttattagagatgtatggttcatctcag gctcctggcatatcaggcacccgtcgagatagcggcacgtcacgtggagacaacgacgaccatccgcctgcagattga